From the genome of Sander lucioperca isolate FBNREF2018 chromosome 1, SLUC_FBN_1.2, whole genome shotgun sequence, one region includes:
- the ddx54 gene encoding ATP-dependent RNA helicase DDX54 isoform X1 yields MAQRRKKLTKKKRYTANADSGDFELAAEVNDDDSPGRKLPRFPTTSDCLSDVEPDTRQLVRAQNKKKKKSGGFQSMGLSYPVYKGIMKKGYKVPTPIQRKTVPVILDGKDIVAMARTGSGKTAAFLVPMFEKLKAPQAQTGARALILTPTRELALQTMKFTKELGKYTGLKTALILGGDRMDDQFAALHENPDIIIGTPGRLMHVVSEMNLKLQSVEYVVFDEADRLFEMGFAEQLQEIIRRLPDTRQTLLFSATLPKLLVEFARAGLTEPVLIRLDVDSKLSDQIKLSFFHVRMDDKQALLLYLLRNVVKPQEQTVVFVATKHHVEYIKELLTSEGVECAYIYSALDQTARKINIGKFVHRKAMVLIVTDVAARGIDIPMLDNVINYNFPSKPKLFLHRVGRVGRAGRSGIAYSLICPDEMPFVYDLHLFLGRPVQFATHEHTQDAEGVFGRVPQSILDDESSHLTTIHENSLDLQNMHHVSENAYKQYLKSRPNPSPESFRRVKNTDLSSMSVHPLLVSGLGKTELERLQIVDAIKGYKSKSTIFEINSNSKTQAGEVMRTKRSKDTRLVDKYSKQRDNLAAESQLHQPVKPSTSADDDYTHTMGEEEEDNIKGVFSVVVGGKRRSLQEDGEEGQKNKRSRQSGKDEDYYIPYRPKDFNSERGLSLGGEGTAFDQQASSAVLDLMGDDGAKLNQHKSIMKWDRKRKRFVREAGKEDQKKKIRTDGGQVINNNKNRKNFYEEWKKKYKVDDGGSGSDGEGGGGGRGGGGRRGRGGGGRGGGGGGGRGSRPGGGRGRGRGGNPNFQSPVGPQQTPGGRRVRSELKTPEQILKQRKKHQKHQFLQSGGLKNLRNKNKQWVGEVNKSGFGRGGQKKGKMRKRL; encoded by the exons ATGGCGCAAAGAAGGAAGAAACTGACGAAGAAGAAGAGATACACAGCTAATGCTGACAGCGGAGACTTTGAACTGGCTGCTGAAGTTAACGACGATGATTCT CCAGGGAGGAAACTCCCGCGGTTCCCGACCACATCAGACTGCCTGTCAGATGTGGAGCCTGACACCAGGCAGCTGGTCAGAGCCCAgaacaagaagaaaaagaagtctGGAGGCTTTCAGTCCATGG GTCTCAGTTACCCTGTATATAAAGGCATCATGAAAAAGGGTTACAAAGTCCCCACTCCAATCCAAAGAAAG ACTGTCCCAGTGATTCTGGATGGCAAGGATATAGTAGCCATGGCTAGGACTGGCAGTGGTAAAACGGCTGCCTTCCTGGTGCCAATGTTCGAGAAGCTGAAGGCCCCTCAAGCCCAAACAGGAGCCAGGGCCCTCATCCTGACCCCCACCAGAGAGTTGGCACTGCAGACCATGAAATTCACAAAAGAG TTGGGGAAATACACCGGCCTAAAGACTGCCTTGATCCTTGGTGGAGACAG AATGGATGATCAGTTTGCTGCTCTTCATGAGAACCCCGACAT AATCATCGGTACCCCTGGTCGTCTCATGCACGTTGTCAGTGAGATGAATCTGAAGCTGCAGAGTGTGGAGTATGTGGTGTTTGATGAGGCTGACAG GTTGTTTGAAATGGGTTTTGCTGAGCAGCTTCAGGAGATCATCCGGAGGCTTCCAGACACCAGACAGACTCTGCTGTTCTCTGCCACTCTGCCcaaactgctggtggagtttgccAGAGCTG GGCTGACTGAACCAGTGTTGATTCGTTTAGATGTGGATTCTAAACTCAGTGACCAGATTAAG CTGTCATTTTTCCATGTGCGTATGGATGACAAGCAGGCACTGCTGCTCTACCTGCTGAGGAACGTAGTGAAGCCTCAGGAGCAGACAGTGGTTTTTGTAGCCACCAAACACCATGTAGAGTACATCAAGGAG CTGCTGACTTCAGAAGGTGTGGAGTGTGCCTATATCTACAGCGCCCTCGATCAGACTGCCAGGAAGATCAACATAGGGAAATTTGTGCATCGGAAAGCCATGGTGCTAATTGTGACAGATGTTGCTGCTCGTGGTATAGACATCCCCATGCTGGACAATGTCATTAACTACAACTTCCCATCCAAGCCCAAGCTCTTCTTGCACAGAGTTG GCCGTGTGGGACGTGCTGGACGCAGTGGCATAGCCTACAGTTTGATTTGTCCAGATGAGATGCCTTTTGTCTACGACCTTCACCTCTTCCTCGGAAGGCCTGTTCAGTTCgccacacatgaacacacacaag ATGCAGAGGGTGTGTTTGGTCGGGTCCCTCAGAGTATCCTGGATGACGAAAGTTCTCATCTGACAACGATTCACGAGAACTCCCTGGACCTGCAAAACATGCACCATGTCTCAGAGAATGCCTACAAGCAGTATCTTAAGTCTCGGCCAAACCCCTCACCTGAGTCCTTCAGACGGGTCAAAAATACAGATCTGTCCAGCATGTCTGTCCATCCATTACTAG TGTCTGGTTTGGGGAAAACGGAACTGGAGCGCCTTCAAATAGTTGATGCCATCAAAGGCTACAAATCCAAATCG ACTATCTTTGAAATCAACTCTAACAGTAAGACACAGGCTGGTGAGGTGATGCGGACCAAACGCTCTAAGGACACGCGGCTGGTGGACAAATACAGCAAACAGAGAGACAACCTGGCTGCAGAAAGCCAGCTGCACCAGCCCGTCAAGCCCTCCACCAGCGCCGATGATgattacacacacaccatgggcgaagaagaagaggacaatataaag GGGGTGTTCTCTGTGGTGGTAGGTGGCAAAAGGAGAAGCCTGCAGGAAGATGGGGAAGAAGGGCAAAAGAACAAGAGAAGCAGACAGTCGGGCAAAGATGAGGACTATTACATCCCCTACAGACCCAAAGACTTCAACTCTGAGAGAGG GTTAAGTCTCGGCGGAGAGGGCACTGCCTTTGACCAGCAGGCCTCCTCGGCTGTCCTGGACCTCATGGGAGATGATGGAGCCAAGTTAAACCAGCACAAGAGCATAATGAAATG GGACCGTAAGAGGAAGCGCTTTGTAAGAGAAGCAGGAAAGGAGGACCAGAAGAAGAAGATCAGAACAGATGGTGGACAggtcatcaacaacaacaagaacagGAAGAACTT TTACGAGGAGTGGAAGAAGAAATACAAGGTCGATGACGGAGGATCTGGCTCAgatggagaaggaggaggaggaggaagaggaggaggaggaagaagaggaagaggaggaggaggaagaggaggaggaggtggaggaggaagagggagcaGGCCAGGAGGAG GTCGTGGCCGGGGTCGTGGCGGTAATCCTAACTTCCAGAGCCCTGTAGGACCGCAGCAGACACCCGGTGGCCGCAGAGTGCGCTCAGAGCTGAAGACGCCCGAGCAGATCCTGAAGCAGCGTAAGAAACACCAGAAGCACCAGTTCCTGCAGAGTGGAGGCCTGAAAAATCTCCGTAACAAGAACAAACAGTGGGTCGGAGAAGTCAATAAGTCAGGTTTTGGACGGGGTGGTCAAAAGAAAGGTAAGATGAGGAAGAGACTCTGA
- the ddx54 gene encoding ATP-dependent RNA helicase DDX54 isoform X2 — protein MAQRRKKLTKKKRYTANADSGDFELAAEVNDDDSPGRKLPRFPTTSDCLSDVEPDTRQLVRAQNKKKKKSGGFQSMGLSYPVYKGIMKKGYKVPTPIQRKTVPVILDGKDIVAMARTGSGKTAAFLVPMFEKLKAPQAQTGARALILTPTRELALQTMKFTKELGKYTGLKTALILGGDRMDDQFAALHENPDIIIGTPGRLMHVVSEMNLKLQSVEYVVFDEADRLFEMGFAEQLQEIIRRLPDTRQTLLFSATLPKLLVEFARAGLTEPVLIRLDVDSKLSDQIKLSFFHVRMDDKQALLLYLLRNVVKPQEQTVVFVATKHHVEYIKELLTSEGVECAYIYSALDQTARKINIGKFVHRKAMVLIVTDVAARGIDIPMLDNVINYNFPSKPKLFLHRVGRVGRAGRSGIAYSLICPDEMPFVYDLHLFLGRPVQFATHEHTQDAEGVFGRVPQSILDDESSHLTTIHENSLDLQNMHHVSENAYKQYLKSRPNPSPESFRRVKNTDLSSMSVHPLLVSGLGKTELERLQIVDAIKGYKSKSTIFEINSNSKTQAGEVMRTKRSKDTRLVDKYSKQRDNLAAESQLHQPVKPSTSADDDYTHTMGEEEEDNKGVFSVVVGGKRRSLQEDGEEGQKNKRSRQSGKDEDYYIPYRPKDFNSERGLSLGGEGTAFDQQASSAVLDLMGDDGAKLNQHKSIMKWDRKRKRFVREAGKEDQKKKIRTDGGQVINNNKNRKNFYEEWKKKYKVDDGGSGSDGEGGGGGRGGGGRRGRGGGGRGGGGGGGRGSRPGGGRGRGRGGNPNFQSPVGPQQTPGGRRVRSELKTPEQILKQRKKHQKHQFLQSGGLKNLRNKNKQWVGEVNKSGFGRGGQKKGKMRKRL, from the exons ATGGCGCAAAGAAGGAAGAAACTGACGAAGAAGAAGAGATACACAGCTAATGCTGACAGCGGAGACTTTGAACTGGCTGCTGAAGTTAACGACGATGATTCT CCAGGGAGGAAACTCCCGCGGTTCCCGACCACATCAGACTGCCTGTCAGATGTGGAGCCTGACACCAGGCAGCTGGTCAGAGCCCAgaacaagaagaaaaagaagtctGGAGGCTTTCAGTCCATGG GTCTCAGTTACCCTGTATATAAAGGCATCATGAAAAAGGGTTACAAAGTCCCCACTCCAATCCAAAGAAAG ACTGTCCCAGTGATTCTGGATGGCAAGGATATAGTAGCCATGGCTAGGACTGGCAGTGGTAAAACGGCTGCCTTCCTGGTGCCAATGTTCGAGAAGCTGAAGGCCCCTCAAGCCCAAACAGGAGCCAGGGCCCTCATCCTGACCCCCACCAGAGAGTTGGCACTGCAGACCATGAAATTCACAAAAGAG TTGGGGAAATACACCGGCCTAAAGACTGCCTTGATCCTTGGTGGAGACAG AATGGATGATCAGTTTGCTGCTCTTCATGAGAACCCCGACAT AATCATCGGTACCCCTGGTCGTCTCATGCACGTTGTCAGTGAGATGAATCTGAAGCTGCAGAGTGTGGAGTATGTGGTGTTTGATGAGGCTGACAG GTTGTTTGAAATGGGTTTTGCTGAGCAGCTTCAGGAGATCATCCGGAGGCTTCCAGACACCAGACAGACTCTGCTGTTCTCTGCCACTCTGCCcaaactgctggtggagtttgccAGAGCTG GGCTGACTGAACCAGTGTTGATTCGTTTAGATGTGGATTCTAAACTCAGTGACCAGATTAAG CTGTCATTTTTCCATGTGCGTATGGATGACAAGCAGGCACTGCTGCTCTACCTGCTGAGGAACGTAGTGAAGCCTCAGGAGCAGACAGTGGTTTTTGTAGCCACCAAACACCATGTAGAGTACATCAAGGAG CTGCTGACTTCAGAAGGTGTGGAGTGTGCCTATATCTACAGCGCCCTCGATCAGACTGCCAGGAAGATCAACATAGGGAAATTTGTGCATCGGAAAGCCATGGTGCTAATTGTGACAGATGTTGCTGCTCGTGGTATAGACATCCCCATGCTGGACAATGTCATTAACTACAACTTCCCATCCAAGCCCAAGCTCTTCTTGCACAGAGTTG GCCGTGTGGGACGTGCTGGACGCAGTGGCATAGCCTACAGTTTGATTTGTCCAGATGAGATGCCTTTTGTCTACGACCTTCACCTCTTCCTCGGAAGGCCTGTTCAGTTCgccacacatgaacacacacaag ATGCAGAGGGTGTGTTTGGTCGGGTCCCTCAGAGTATCCTGGATGACGAAAGTTCTCATCTGACAACGATTCACGAGAACTCCCTGGACCTGCAAAACATGCACCATGTCTCAGAGAATGCCTACAAGCAGTATCTTAAGTCTCGGCCAAACCCCTCACCTGAGTCCTTCAGACGGGTCAAAAATACAGATCTGTCCAGCATGTCTGTCCATCCATTACTAG TGTCTGGTTTGGGGAAAACGGAACTGGAGCGCCTTCAAATAGTTGATGCCATCAAAGGCTACAAATCCAAATCG ACTATCTTTGAAATCAACTCTAACAGTAAGACACAGGCTGGTGAGGTGATGCGGACCAAACGCTCTAAGGACACGCGGCTGGTGGACAAATACAGCAAACAGAGAGACAACCTGGCTGCAGAAAGCCAGCTGCACCAGCCCGTCAAGCCCTCCACCAGCGCCGATGATgattacacacacaccatgggcgaagaagaagaggacaata AGGGGGTGTTCTCTGTGGTGGTAGGTGGCAAAAGGAGAAGCCTGCAGGAAGATGGGGAAGAAGGGCAAAAGAACAAGAGAAGCAGACAGTCGGGCAAAGATGAGGACTATTACATCCCCTACAGACCCAAAGACTTCAACTCTGAGAGAGG GTTAAGTCTCGGCGGAGAGGGCACTGCCTTTGACCAGCAGGCCTCCTCGGCTGTCCTGGACCTCATGGGAGATGATGGAGCCAAGTTAAACCAGCACAAGAGCATAATGAAATG GGACCGTAAGAGGAAGCGCTTTGTAAGAGAAGCAGGAAAGGAGGACCAGAAGAAGAAGATCAGAACAGATGGTGGACAggtcatcaacaacaacaagaacagGAAGAACTT TTACGAGGAGTGGAAGAAGAAATACAAGGTCGATGACGGAGGATCTGGCTCAgatggagaaggaggaggaggaggaagaggaggaggaggaagaagaggaagaggaggaggaggaagaggaggaggaggtggaggaggaagagggagcaGGCCAGGAGGAG GTCGTGGCCGGGGTCGTGGCGGTAATCCTAACTTCCAGAGCCCTGTAGGACCGCAGCAGACACCCGGTGGCCGCAGAGTGCGCTCAGAGCTGAAGACGCCCGAGCAGATCCTGAAGCAGCGTAAGAAACACCAGAAGCACCAGTTCCTGCAGAGTGGAGGCCTGAAAAATCTCCGTAACAAGAACAAACAGTGGGTCGGAGAAGTCAATAAGTCAGGTTTTGGACGGGGTGGTCAAAAGAAAGGTAAGATGAGGAAGAGACTCTGA